The window GTAATGATCAGGTCAATCTTGCCATCCTTGCAGTCAGCAATTAGACACTGAAATTCCGGGCGAGTGTCTTTGGTTCCTGTCAGTGCCTCGTCGGCGTATACACCAGCATATTCCCAATAAAGTCGCTGCTGAATGAGGTTGCTGTAATAGCTGACTTGAGCTGCCAGAGATTGTAACATAGCATCTTTTCCGGATGATACGCGGGCATAAGCGGCAACCCGTAATCTAGCAGGGATTGGTGGCACCGAAGGGGATATTTTCGTAACTATCTTTTCCATAATGACCTCCTTTCGCTATGACATATTCGCTCCAAAAGCCTATATTATCAAGCGTTTTGGCGATATATGCTGCGCTCGGAAAGCCCATATTTTTGAGCGATAGTTGCCTCAATTTTTATCAATTCATCTTCTCGTATAATGCCTGCTGCAAGCCATCTATTGAAAACTGCCATGGTAGCTGTATAGTAGATGACTGCTAATGCCTTACTACTCATGCCGCACCGCCTTCGACCTGCCGTAGCAAGCGCGGGAGCAGTATTTGCGCTTCTTATTTCCATAGCTTTCAAAATCACGGCCACATATAGGGCAAGTAAAAGCATAAATGGCTTTACGGTTGACGGCTTCCGGGTGGTCGTTCCACCAGGCCATGCGGCATTTGTCCGAACAGAACCGTTTTTGCTTCACTCCAGCGGTCTGGATAAGGGGGGTTCTGCACTGTCGGCAAAGAATTCCGTCCCTCTGAAAGAAGAATTCTTTATTAGCACTACCAAGATTGTTCCTACGGCAGAAAGACTTCACCGTATTTTCCGAAATACCAAGAGCTGTCGATATTTTTGAATAGCTTAAACCGTCCCGTCGCATTTTAATGATTTTCTCTTTTTGCTGTTGATTCATTACAATACCTCCTCCGAAGGCAAACCTTAAAAGCCTTCGGTATAAGCCGCAGGAGGAGCAACAATCGGACGGTATCAAAATATTTCACCGTCATTACCTCCCACCGATATGCGAAAAACTAGCGGGAGTCGAACCCCAACAAAAAGAAAAGGCCCGCAGAGCAGGATGATTTGCTCCACGGGCGGTTGCTTCAGAATAATAGTATTCAATGTTGTTGAGACGAAATATATTCAGCCATTCGTTCAATAAGTAGTCCGGCATATTCTCCCTTAATGGTTTTACCCGGCCGGGCATTTTCCAGCCAATATTCGGGGGATTTAAGTATACCGTTTCTTACCAACACCTCCAAAGCTTCTTCCAGACCATTCTGGCTCTCTTCTATGTATGCTAACCCCAGTTGGGAAAGGATAGCGCCAGCAACTGCTTTGATAATTTCATCTCTCTTGGCATAAAACAGTGCAT is drawn from Desulforamulus ruminis DSM 2154 and contains these coding sequences:
- a CDS encoding helix-turn-helix domain-containing protein, which gives rise to MNQQQKEKIIKMRRDGLSYSKISTALGISENTVKSFCRRNNLGSANKEFFFQRDGILCRQCRTPLIQTAGVKQKRFCSDKCRMAWWNDHPEAVNRKAIYAFTCPICGRDFESYGNKKRKYCSRACYGRSKAVRHE
- a CDS encoding SHOCT domain-containing protein, which gives rise to MSSKALAVIYYTATMAVFNRWLAAGIIREDELIKIEATIAQKYGLSERSIYRQNA